A genome region from Taeniopygia guttata chromosome 5, bTaeGut7.mat, whole genome shotgun sequence includes the following:
- the GEMIN2 gene encoding gem-associated protein 2 isoform X2, with product MESGLEELMPRLLPVGDCDLAEDFDPTVPPRTPQEYLKRVQIEAAQCPDVVVAQIDPRKLKKKPTVNISISGCQPAPEGYSPTLKWQQQQVANFSAVRQSLNKRRNHWRSQHLDSNVTMPKSEDEEGWKKFCLGERVYSEIDVLSDNENLGIDYLKVGFPPLLSIVSRMNQGRWLYALLACLEKPLLPEAHSLIRQLARRCSEVRALEESKNEEQISALNLIICLVSRYFDQRDLADEPS from the exons ATGGAGTCgggcctggaggagctgatGCCGCGGCTGCTGCCCGTGGGCGACTGCGACCTGGCCGAGGACTTCGATCCCACTGTGCCTCCCAGGACGCCCCAGGAGTATCTGAAGCGCGTCCA GATTGAAGCAGCTCAATGTCCTGATGTTGTTGTGGCACAAATAGATCCCAGAAAATTGAAGAAGAAGCCGACAGTAAACATTTCA ATTTCTGGATGCCAGCCTGCTCCTGAAGGATACTCTCCAACGCTcaagtggcagcagcagcaagtggCCAATTTCTCAGCTGTTCGTCAG AGCCTGAACAAGCGCAGGAATCACTGGCGGTCACAACATTTGGACAGCAATGTTACTATG CCAAAATCAGAGGATGAAGAAGGCTGGAAGAAGTTCTGCCTCGGGGAAAGAGTATACTCAGAAATAGATGTACTATCTGATAATGAAAATTTAGGAATTGATTACTTGAAG GTGGGGTTTCCCCCTTTGCTAAGTATTGTAAGCAGGATGAATCAG GGTAGATGGCTTTATGCACTGTTGGCATGCCTTGAAAAACCTTTGCTACCTGAAGCTCACTCCCTTATTCGACAGCTCGCAAGACGATGTTCAGAAGTCAGGGCACTGGAG gaGAGCAAGAATGAAGAACAAATATCAGCTCTGAACTTGATAATCTGCTTAGTTAGTAG GTACTTCGATCAACGTGACCTGGCTGATGAGCCTTCCTAG
- the GEMIN2 gene encoding gem-associated protein 2 isoform X1, with the protein MESGLEELMPRLLPVGDCDLAEDFDPTVPPRTPQEYLKRVQIEAAQCPDVVVAQIDPRKLKKKPTVNISISGCQPAPEGYSPTLKWQQQQVANFSAVRQSLNKRRNHWRSQHLDSNVTMPKSEDEEGWKKFCLGERVYSEIDVLSDNENLGIDYLKVGFPPLLSIVSRMNQATVTSVLEYLISWFGEKKFTPELGRWLYALLACLEKPLLPEAHSLIRQLARRCSEVRALEESKNEEQISALNLIICLVSRYFDQRDLADEPS; encoded by the exons ATGGAGTCgggcctggaggagctgatGCCGCGGCTGCTGCCCGTGGGCGACTGCGACCTGGCCGAGGACTTCGATCCCACTGTGCCTCCCAGGACGCCCCAGGAGTATCTGAAGCGCGTCCA GATTGAAGCAGCTCAATGTCCTGATGTTGTTGTGGCACAAATAGATCCCAGAAAATTGAAGAAGAAGCCGACAGTAAACATTTCA ATTTCTGGATGCCAGCCTGCTCCTGAAGGATACTCTCCAACGCTcaagtggcagcagcagcaagtggCCAATTTCTCAGCTGTTCGTCAG AGCCTGAACAAGCGCAGGAATCACTGGCGGTCACAACATTTGGACAGCAATGTTACTATG CCAAAATCAGAGGATGAAGAAGGCTGGAAGAAGTTCTGCCTCGGGGAAAGAGTATACTCAGAAATAGATGTACTATCTGATAATGAAAATTTAGGAATTGATTACTTGAAG GTGGGGTTTCCCCCTTTGCTAAGTATTGTAAGCAGGATGAATCAG GCAACAGTAACCAGTGTCTTAGAATACCTGATAAGCTGgtttggagagaaaaaatttACTCCAGAActg GGTAGATGGCTTTATGCACTGTTGGCATGCCTTGAAAAACCTTTGCTACCTGAAGCTCACTCCCTTATTCGACAGCTCGCAAGACGATGTTCAGAAGTCAGGGCACTGGAG gaGAGCAAGAATGAAGAACAAATATCAGCTCTGAACTTGATAATCTGCTTAGTTAGTAG GTACTTCGATCAACGTGACCTGGCTGATGAGCCTTCCTAG
- the LOC121470075 gene encoding uncharacterized protein, protein MRDFVHKSISTIAFTRISAKEGDKTEQKREYLEVVILQRNSRQKLTQLRDERTALHLKRPRTPRPPRAPRAILGTRRSPSATEETREAPTTLASGPAAVRGPAGRGAPVPPSAGRERGRRLSHPGTPAPPALRCPQRCPARSPASRPPPPPLPLCSLSPPARSQPPRRCRRTNMADGRVRATSRGRERGRAEPRRSPAPGAAPRPARPGQRGRLQPSHGSDCRFAALAAPARVCVFATLFGCLLKAGRLHLDPKSIQEKRHPDHRGGFAVSPCRQRSAPPRSRGCLRPRRCSVRHGTPRERNSRAYSHLPPFRNCFSQACHEGPEQ, encoded by the exons ATGAGGGATTTTGTGCATAAGAGCATTTCCACCATTGCTTTTACTCGAATTTCTGCAAAGGAGGGGGACAAAACTGAGCAAAAGAGAGAATATCTGGAAGTTGTAATTCTACAGAGAAATTCGAGACAGAAATTAACTCAGTTAAGAGATGAAAGAACAGCGTTGCATTTGAAGAGG CCCCGGACCCCCAGGCCGCCGCGGGCCCCGAGAGCAATTTTGGGCACCCGGAGATCCCCCAGTGCCACGGAGGAGACGCGGGAAGCTCCCACCACGCTCGCTTCAGGTCCGGCAGCCGTGCGGGGCCCCGCGGGCCGGGGTGCCCCCGTGCCTCCCAGCGCGGGGAGAGAGAGGGGCCGCCGCCTCTCCCATCCCGGCACCCCAGCTCCGCCCGCCCTGCGCTGCCCTCAGCGCTGCCCTGCTCGCTCACCCGCgtcccggccgccgccgccgccgctcccgctgtGCTCGCTCTCCCCGCCCGCCCGCTCGCAGCCGCCCCGGCGCTGCCGACGCACCAACATGGCTGATGGGAGAGTCCGCGCCACGTCAAGGGGCAGAGAGCGGGGGCGGGCTGAGCCCCGCCGCTCGCCCGCCCCCGGGGCAGCCCCCCGGCCTGCCCGGcccgggcagcggggccggctGCAGCCGTCCCACGGCTCCGACTGTCGCTTCGCCGCCTTGGCAGCTCCTGCTCGCGTGTGTGTGTTCGCTACCCTGTTCGGCTGTCTTCTGAAGGCCGGTCGTCTGCATCTCGATCCCAAATCCATTCAGGAAAAAAGGCATCCCGATCACCGGGGCGGTTTTGCCGTCTCTCCCTGCCGGCAGCGCTCGGCTCCCCCGCGGTCCCGGGGCTGCCTGCGGCCCCGCCGCTGCTCCGTCCGGCACGGAACTCCTCGGGAACGAAACAGCCGGGCTTATTCCCATCTTCCACC TTTCAGGAATTGTTTTTCACAAGCCTGTCATGAAGGACCAGAACAGTAA
- the TRAPPC6B gene encoding trafficking protein particle complex subunit 6B has translation MADEALFLLLHSEMVAGMYRAAEQGEGENGRCTTKLESMGFRVGQGLIERFTKDTARFKDELDIMKFICKDFWTTVFKKQIDNLRTNHQGIYVLQDNKFRLLTQMSAGKQYLEHAPKYLAFTCGLIRGGLSNLGIKSIVTAEVSSMPACKFQVMIQKM, from the exons ATGGCGGACGAGGcgctgttcctgctgctgcacagcgAGATGGTGGCGGGGATGTACCGCGCCGCCGAGCAGGGCGAAGGG GAGAACGGGCGCTGCACCACCAAGCTGGAGAGCATGGGCTTCCGCGTCGGACAGGGGCTCATCGAGAG GTTTACAAAAGACACTGCCAGGTTTAAGGATGAATTAGATATTATGAAGTTCATTTGCAAAGATTTTTGGACAACGGTATTCAAGAAACAAATAGATAACCTAAGGACTAATCACCAG gGTATTTATGTCCTTCAAGACAATAAATTCCGTCTCTTGACACAAATGTCTGCAGGAAAGCAGTATTTAGAACATGCACCAAAG TATTTAGCATTCACCTGTGGACTAATCAGAGGAGGCCTATCAAATCTGGGAATAAAGAGTATTGTAACAGCTGAAGTTTCATCAATGCCTGCAT gtaAGTTTCAGGTGATGATACAGAAGATGTAG